A genomic region of Thermodesulfovibrio aggregans contains the following coding sequences:
- the moaA gene encoding GTP 3',8-cyclase MoaA — protein MKDSFNRKIDYLRISVTDRCNLRCIYCMPEEGIKNLLPHDEILSYEEILQIIKVATTIGISKIRITGGEPLLRKNIESFIERVSRVDGIKDIGITTNGVLLKKYAKVLHEAGLKRVNVSLDSLDQNKFRNITRLGSLKEVLEGIEEAQRVGLNPVKINVVVMRGINDDEIEKFAMWSMEVPYQIRFIEFMPIGHNNWKKELFISTEEIKNKIESTVGSLMPVQIKKSGPAEYFMLEGAKGLIGFISPLSTHICVRCNRLRLTPEGKLRLCLFSDKEIDLKGALRGGASEDEIRQILIKAVQLKPQRASQPKPLRPMSAIGG, from the coding sequence ATGAAGGATAGTTTTAACAGAAAAATTGATTATTTAAGAATTTCAGTTACTGATAGATGTAATCTAAGGTGCATTTACTGTATGCCTGAAGAGGGAATTAAAAACCTGCTTCCCCATGATGAAATTTTGAGTTATGAGGAAATACTTCAGATAATTAAAGTTGCCACAACAATTGGAATATCTAAAATAAGAATAACAGGAGGAGAACCACTTCTAAGAAAAAATATAGAAAGTTTTATTGAGAGAGTCTCAAGAGTTGATGGCATAAAAGACATAGGAATAACAACAAATGGCGTGCTTTTGAAAAAGTATGCAAAAGTTTTACATGAAGCAGGACTGAAAAGAGTGAATGTTAGCCTTGATTCACTGGATCAAAATAAATTCAGAAATATAACAAGATTGGGCTCATTGAAGGAAGTTCTTGAAGGAATTGAGGAAGCTCAAAGGGTCGGGCTAAATCCTGTAAAGATAAATGTTGTCGTAATGAGAGGGATAAATGATGATGAAATAGAGAAATTTGCCATGTGGAGTATGGAGGTACCATACCAGATAAGGTTTATAGAGTTTATGCCAATAGGACATAACAACTGGAAAAAGGAACTTTTTATCTCTACGGAAGAAATAAAAAATAAAATAGAAAGTACGGTAGGAAGTCTCATGCCTGTACAAATAAAAAAGTCAGGACCGGCAGAATATTTTATGCTTGAAGGTGCAAAAGGATTAATTGGATTTATAAGTCCTCTTTCAACGCATATATGTGTAAGATGCAACAGATTGAGACTGACTCCTGAAGGAAAATTAAGGCTTTGTCTTTTTTCAGACAAAGAAATAGATTTAAAAGGAGCTCTAAGAGGTGGAGCATCAGAAGATGAAATAAGACAGATTTTAATAAAAGCAGTTCAGCTTAAACCTCAGAGAGCATCTCAACCAAAGCCTTTAAGACCTATGTCAGCAATAGGAGGCTGA
- the ybgF gene encoding tol-pal system protein YbgF, with translation MKKIKIALTGIIASVFLSGCVTTDEFQQMKADIARLYVENNQLKNEISDLKTRVDKMSSDLNTAVALKEGQLTLLAQTQDYVKELQLLKGRFEENSFQNERKFKELSDRISELQAKLTQPTTSTTKEEQQVTKSTQETLKNPKSIYDSAHIDMKNKNFASARQKFQEIIKNYPDFELLPNSYFWIGETYYNEKKYEDAILAYEEFLKKYPKHDKAPGALLKEGMAFLELKDKKTAKVVFERVIERYPQSKEAEIAQQKVAEILKSQNSGKKTTTKKTKTKTNR, from the coding sequence ATGAAAAAGATTAAAATAGCACTTACAGGTATCATAGCCTCAGTATTTTTATCAGGATGTGTTACAACAGATGAGTTTCAACAGATGAAAGCTGATATTGCAAGGCTTTATGTGGAAAACAATCAACTTAAAAATGAAATTTCAGACCTTAAAACAAGGGTTGACAAAATGTCATCAGACCTAAACACAGCAGTGGCATTAAAGGAGGGACAACTTACACTTCTTGCTCAAACTCAGGATTATGTAAAGGAACTTCAACTTCTTAAGGGAAGATTTGAAGAAAACTCTTTTCAGAATGAAAGAAAATTTAAAGAATTAAGCGATAGAATATCAGAATTACAGGCAAAACTTACTCAACCAACTACATCAACAACAAAAGAAGAACAACAAGTTACAAAATCTACTCAGGAAACATTAAAAAATCCAAAGTCAATTTATGATTCAGCCCATATTGATATGAAAAATAAAAATTTTGCCTCTGCAAGACAAAAGTTTCAGGAAATTATAAAAAACTATCCAGATTTTGAGCTTCTCCCTAACTCTTACTTCTGGATAGGTGAGACTTATTACAATGAAAAAAAATATGAGGATGCTATTCTTGCCTATGAAGAATTCTTAAAAAAGTATCCAAAACATGATAAAGCACCAGGTGCACTTCTTAAAGAAGGAATGGCATTCCTTGAATTGAAAGATAAAAAAACAGCAAAAGTGGTTTTTGAGAGAGTTATTGAAAGATATCCTCAGTCTAAGGAAGCTGAAATTGCTCAGCAGAAAGTAGCAGAAATACTAAAAAGTCAAAATTCTGGTAAAAAGACTACGACTAAAAAAACAAAAACTAAAACAAATAGATGA
- the pal gene encoding peptidoglycan-associated lipoprotein Pal: protein MKIKYFIMIFFCLLFIFACTERKIYLPEAQPEKEGQIPKKEEKVEDEKYSQKEEFSATQMSELIRKIQDEIKDIHFDFDKYEIRQEDIPTLKKVASLLQKYKNLKVIIEGHCDERGTNEYNFALGQKRANSAKQYLITLGVLPSKIEIISYGEEKPLCTEHNESCWQKNRRAHFVFIEEGK, encoded by the coding sequence ATGAAAATAAAATATTTCATTATGATTTTTTTCTGCCTGTTATTTATCTTTGCCTGTACTGAAAGAAAAATTTATTTACCAGAAGCACAACCAGAAAAAGAAGGACAAATTCCAAAGAAAGAAGAAAAAGTAGAGGATGAGAAATACTCACAAAAAGAGGAATTTTCAGCTACTCAGATGTCAGAACTTATAAGAAAAATTCAGGATGAGATAAAAGACATACATTTTGATTTTGATAAATATGAAATAAGACAGGAAGATATTCCTACATTGAAAAAAGTTGCATCATTACTGCAGAAATATAAAAATTTGAAAGTTATAATTGAAGGTCACTGTGATGAGAGAGGTACAAATGAATATAACTTTGCTCTTGGGCAAAAAAGAGCAAATTCGGCAAAACAGTATTTGATTACTCTTGGCGTTTTACCATCAAAAATTGAGATAATAAGCTATGGTGAAGAAAAACCTTTGTGCACTGAGCACAATGAATCTTGCTGGCAGAAAAACAGAAGAGCACACTTTGTATTTATCGAGGAGGGCAAATGA
- the glyS gene encoding glycine--tRNA ligase subunit beta, giving the protein MNLLFEIGVEEIPARFIPMALNQIEENSKKIFSQFRVEVEKLKAFATPRRIALMAEVSEEQSSEEKIIWGPPAHVAFDNEGKPKEPAYAFAKAHGLEVSHLEVKQKGKGNYVCAVIKEKGKKTEEILPDVLKEVFFSLSFPKMMRWGSGSIKFVRPVRWLMCLYNDRPISFEIDGLRSEGKTYGHRFLAGNPLFLSKIKEYDEALNDAFVIIDQEKRKQIIVTQATELANKVNGKVLWDDELLTEVNYLVEFPNSVLCSFSEEYLSLPEELLITVMKDHQRYFAVTDWDGKLKNYFVVVSNTIAENEENVRKGAQKVIKARFEDAKFYYEEDLKRGLDSLLNATKGIIYHEKLGSLYDKSLRILKIAEKLVNRLFPEKIELIRIAAKYCKADLASGVVGEFPELQGIMAGYYTKKAGLPEEVALAIKEHYLPKGFTDVLPSLEEGCILSIADKLDHIASFFYLGEIPSGTEDPFGLRRSANGILAILLRKRYSLTIKECVDTLEDFADDKIKQQISNFIAQRLESYLESSGYEVNLIKTVSDLILDHPVHEILERLEAVKLFCKRENFDSFFLALKRVSNIIKNHERFELNPVFLITDEEKNLYNAMIEKKQKLDEYLIKAQFLDALVYLETLTPIINIFFDRVLVMDKDENIRKNRIALLQQLAQMLKSVADLSKLY; this is encoded by the coding sequence ATGAATCTACTATTTGAAATAGGCGTTGAAGAGATTCCAGCAAGATTTATTCCAATGGCACTTAATCAAATAGAAGAAAACTCTAAGAAAATTTTTTCTCAATTTAGAGTAGAAGTTGAAAAATTAAAAGCTTTTGCCACACCACGAAGAATTGCACTTATGGCAGAAGTTTCAGAAGAGCAATCTAGTGAAGAAAAAATAATCTGGGGACCACCTGCCCATGTTGCCTTTGATAATGAAGGGAAACCAAAAGAGCCTGCCTATGCTTTTGCAAAAGCTCATGGATTAGAAGTTTCTCATTTAGAAGTTAAACAAAAGGGAAAGGGAAATTATGTCTGTGCTGTTATCAAGGAAAAAGGTAAGAAAACAGAGGAGATTTTACCGGATGTTTTAAAGGAAGTTTTCTTTTCTCTCAGTTTTCCAAAGATGATGAGATGGGGAAGTGGAAGTATAAAGTTTGTTAGACCTGTAAGATGGCTTATGTGTTTATATAATGATAGACCAATTTCATTTGAGATAGACGGTTTAAGATCAGAGGGAAAAACCTATGGTCATAGATTCCTTGCAGGAAATCCTTTATTTCTCTCAAAAATAAAAGAATATGATGAGGCACTTAATGATGCTTTTGTAATTATTGATCAGGAAAAAAGAAAACAGATAATAGTTACTCAGGCTACAGAACTTGCTAATAAAGTAAATGGAAAGGTTTTATGGGATGATGAACTTCTTACAGAGGTAAATTATCTCGTTGAGTTTCCAAATTCTGTTTTATGCAGTTTCTCCGAAGAGTATCTCAGTCTTCCAGAAGAGTTACTAATCACAGTTATGAAAGATCACCAAAGATATTTTGCAGTTACTGATTGGGATGGGAAATTGAAAAACTACTTTGTAGTAGTAAGTAATACAATAGCAGAAAATGAAGAAAATGTGCGAAAAGGTGCTCAAAAAGTTATAAAAGCAAGATTTGAAGATGCAAAGTTTTACTATGAGGAAGACCTAAAAAGGGGATTAGACAGTCTTCTTAATGCAACAAAGGGAATAATTTATCATGAAAAACTTGGAAGTCTTTATGATAAAAGCTTAAGAATCTTAAAGATAGCAGAAAAGCTTGTCAATAGACTTTTCCCTGAGAAAATTGAATTAATAAGAATTGCTGCTAAATACTGTAAGGCTGATCTGGCAAGCGGTGTTGTTGGAGAGTTTCCAGAACTTCAGGGAATAATGGCTGGCTATTACACTAAGAAGGCAGGCTTACCTGAGGAAGTGGCACTGGCAATTAAAGAACATTATCTTCCAAAAGGGTTTACAGATGTTTTGCCCTCTTTAGAAGAGGGTTGTATTCTAAGCATAGCTGATAAACTTGACCATATTGCATCTTTCTTTTATCTTGGTGAGATTCCATCAGGAACAGAAGATCCCTTTGGTTTGAGAAGATCCGCCAATGGAATTTTAGCAATACTTTTAAGAAAAAGATACTCTTTAACCATAAAGGAGTGTGTCGATACCTTAGAAGATTTCGCTGATGACAAAATAAAACAACAGATCTCAAACTTTATAGCCCAGAGATTAGAAAGTTACTTAGAGAGTTCTGGTTATGAGGTAAATTTAATAAAAACTGTCAGCGATTTAATTCTTGATCACCCTGTACACGAAATTTTGGAGAGACTTGAGGCAGTAAAACTATTTTGTAAAAGAGAAAACTTTGATTCCTTTTTCCTTGCTTTAAAAAGAGTTTCAAACATAATTAAAAACCATGAGAGATTTGAGCTTAATCCAGTTTTTTTAATTACCGATGAAGAGAAGAATCTATACAATGCAATGATAGAAAAAAAACAAAAGCTTGATGAATATCTCATAAAAGCTCAATTTCTTGATGCTTTAGTTTATCTTGAAACTCTCACACCAATCATAAATATCTTTTTTGACAGAGTGCTAGTTATGGATAAGGATGAAAACATAAGAAAAAATAGAATAGCCCTTCTACAACAATTGGCTCAAATGTTGAAGTCCGTTGCTGACCTTTCAAAGCTTTATTAA
- a CDS encoding glycine--tRNA ligase subunit alpha — protein MYFQDIIFTLNKYWAEKGCVILQPYDMEVGAGTFHTATFFKVLGPEPWNTGYVQPCRRPTDGRYGENPNRLGQYYQYQVILKPSPENSQELYLESLKALGVQLNRHDIRFVEDDWESPTLGAWGLGWEVWLDGMEITQFTYFQQVGGIDLNPVSVEITYGLERIAMYLQEVDNVFDIKWNKHFTYAQIHREGEIEFSYFNFDYSDPALIKKHFDDFERESKRMIDGGLILPAYEFCLKCSHMFNLLDARGVLSVAERTNYIARVRALAKACAESYLKKRYGNESTI, from the coding sequence ATGTATTTTCAAGATATAATTTTTACACTCAATAAATACTGGGCTGAGAAAGGATGTGTTATACTTCAACCTTATGACATGGAGGTTGGAGCAGGAACTTTTCATACTGCTACTTTTTTCAAAGTATTAGGACCAGAGCCATGGAATACAGGATATGTTCAACCCTGTCGGAGACCAACTGATGGAAGATATGGAGAGAATCCAAACAGGCTTGGACAGTATTATCAGTATCAGGTTATTCTGAAGCCATCACCAGAAAACTCACAAGAACTTTATCTTGAAAGCCTTAAAGCTTTAGGAGTTCAGCTTAACAGGCATGACATAAGATTTGTAGAAGATGACTGGGAAAGTCCAACACTTGGTGCCTGGGGACTTGGCTGGGAAGTATGGCTTGATGGAATGGAAATAACACAGTTTACCTACTTCCAACAGGTAGGAGGAATTGATCTAAATCCAGTCTCTGTTGAGATAACCTATGGGCTTGAGAGAATTGCCATGTATTTGCAAGAGGTGGATAATGTTTTTGATATAAAGTGGAATAAACATTTTACCTATGCTCAGATTCATCGTGAAGGTGAGATAGAGTTTTCATATTTTAATTTTGATTACTCTGATCCAGCACTAATAAAAAAGCACTTTGATGATTTTGAGAGGGAATCAAAAAGAATGATTGATGGGGGGCTTATTTTGCCTGCCTATGAATTTTGTCTTAAGTGTTCACACATGTTTAACCTGCTTGATGCAAGAGGAGTGCTCTCAGTGGCAGAGAGAACAAATTATATAGCAAGGGTAAGAGCTCTTGCAAAAGCCTGTGCTGAGTCTTATTTAAAGAAGAGGTATGGTAATGAATCTACTATTTGA
- a CDS encoding cobyrinate a,c-diamide synthase — MYPRVFIAGVRGGAGKTTVALSVIDLLTKKGLNVVAFKKGPDYIDSGWLSLFSKNPCYNLDTFMIPRQKVIQSFLERARGDIAVIEGNRGLYDGLDAEGSVSSAELAKLLGCPVILVVDCTKMTRSVAALINGFTDFDREVNIKAVVLNQIANSRHEKIITESIKRYCKVEIVGSIPRFKDIKMPERHMGLLPYQEHEETEQARHFIEKASKYIDGEKIIKIAKEANSLYASNIESSSCLDGKGLKIGVIRDRVFQFYYEENLEEIKKTGASVVFIDSLQDKTLPDIDALYIGGGFPETNVKYLIKNSSLMNQIKQKAEEGLPIYAECGGLMYLCKTLITQEGSFPMIGIFPLTLCMYKKPQAHGYVVARVDESNPFYEKGLEIRGHEFHYSKVIEYDKLPCFCFKMDRGEGIIDSRDGALYKNTLGTYVHVHALGCMEWLKGILRVAKIYKENKNA; from the coding sequence ATGTATCCAAGAGTTTTCATAGCAGGTGTTCGTGGAGGAGCAGGAAAAACAACAGTAGCCCTTTCAGTAATTGACCTTCTTACAAAAAAGGGACTAAATGTAGTTGCCTTTAAAAAAGGGCCTGATTACATAGACAGTGGCTGGTTAAGTCTTTTTTCAAAAAATCCCTGTTACAACCTTGATACATTCATGATTCCTCGACAAAAAGTCATTCAATCCTTTTTAGAGAGAGCAAGAGGAGATATTGCTGTTATAGAGGGAAACAGGGGACTTTATGATGGATTAGATGCAGAAGGCTCAGTATCATCAGCAGAACTTGCAAAACTCTTAGGTTGTCCGGTAATTCTTGTAGTAGACTGCACAAAGATGACCCGTTCAGTAGCAGCTCTTATTAATGGATTTACTGATTTTGACAGAGAAGTAAATATTAAAGCAGTTGTGTTAAATCAGATTGCTAATTCAAGACATGAAAAAATAATAACTGAATCAATAAAAAGATACTGCAAGGTAGAAATCGTTGGCTCAATCCCAAGATTCAAAGATATAAAGATGCCTGAAAGACATATGGGACTCTTACCATACCAGGAACATGAAGAAACCGAACAGGCAAGACATTTTATAGAGAAAGCATCTAAATACATTGATGGAGAAAAAATAATTAAAATTGCCAAGGAGGCAAACTCATTATATGCAAGCAATATAGAAAGCTCGTCCTGTCTAGATGGAAAAGGGTTAAAGATAGGTGTTATAAGAGATAGAGTTTTTCAATTTTACTACGAAGAAAATCTCGAAGAAATAAAAAAAACAGGTGCTTCAGTTGTTTTTATTGACTCATTACAAGATAAAACCCTACCTGATATTGATGCTCTCTATATTGGAGGAGGTTTTCCAGAAACCAATGTGAAATATCTCATTAAAAACTCTTCTCTGATGAATCAGATAAAGCAAAAGGCAGAAGAGGGACTTCCCATTTATGCTGAATGTGGTGGCTTAATGTATCTATGTAAAACTCTGATCACTCAGGAAGGAAGTTTTCCAATGATTGGCATTTTTCCTTTAACTCTATGTATGTATAAAAAACCTCAGGCACATGGATATGTTGTTGCCAGAGTTGATGAATCAAATCCATTTTATGAAAAGGGATTAGAAATAAGAGGACACGAATTTCATTACTCAAAAGTTATTGAGTATGACAAACTACCATGTTTTTGCTTTAAGATGGATAGAGGTGAAGGAATTATTGATAGCAGAGATGGAGCTCTCTATAAAAATACACTGGGTACATATGTTCATGTTCATGCTCTTGGATGTATGGAATGGTTAAAAGGTATTTTAAGGGTAGCAAAAATCTATAAGGAGAACAAAAATGCCTAA
- a CDS encoding DVU0298 family protein yields MPKRELPTCLFCGRIIEPPQETFTEFGEIIYGKCECGAVYVCEPTGHNQGDALVDAMLIASPQGIDNIDIGVNFELRERDYDYRTHQYIYIKTSPFVGRLFFIRPLTAGAKQRSYEKIDINKKDFVNLVENLEFETIEKASLHNKNIFGWLISLSYDKENPISWKAIEAMGHVAKAYVDAEQIEPLRNTIRKLLWSMTDESGGIGWRAAELIGEIIYAEPSLFEDIIPILWSQREEESFLESVLRSMIKLSKKVDLKKYISIEDKELENLLNHEKDEIKALTSILIKKIKSPLHIPKNIEELLLPVYTNRGKIIKVKAAKAEKFL; encoded by the coding sequence ATGCCTAAGAGAGAATTACCAACATGCCTTTTCTGTGGAAGAATAATAGAGCCTCCACAGGAGACATTTACAGAATTTGGAGAGATAATTTATGGAAAATGTGAGTGTGGTGCAGTTTATGTATGTGAACCTACAGGCCATAATCAGGGCGATGCTCTTGTTGATGCCATGCTAATTGCTTCACCTCAGGGAATTGACAATATTGATATTGGTGTAAACTTTGAATTAAGAGAAAGAGATTATGACTACAGGACTCACCAGTATATCTATATTAAAACCTCCCCATTTGTGGGAAGACTCTTCTTTATCAGACCATTAACTGCTGGAGCAAAACAAAGAAGTTATGAAAAGATTGATATTAACAAAAAAGATTTCGTTAATCTTGTTGAAAATTTAGAGTTTGAAACAATTGAAAAAGCTTCTTTGCATAATAAAAATATATTTGGATGGCTTATTTCCCTTTCCTATGACAAAGAAAATCCTATTTCATGGAAAGCAATAGAAGCAATGGGACATGTTGCAAAGGCTTATGTAGATGCAGAACAGATTGAACCCCTTAGAAATACAATAAGAAAGCTTTTATGGTCAATGACCGATGAATCGGGTGGAATTGGTTGGCGAGCAGCTGAATTAATTGGAGAAATAATTTATGCAGAGCCTTCACTTTTTGAAGATATAATTCCAATACTTTGGTCTCAAAGAGAAGAAGAGAGTTTTCTTGAGAGTGTTTTAAGAAGCATGATTAAGCTCTCAAAAAAGGTAGATTTAAAAAAATACATCTCAATAGAAGACAAAGAACTGGAAAATCTTTTAAATCATGAAAAAGATGAGATAAAAGCACTTACATCGATCCTAATAAAAAAGATTAAAAGCCCATTACACATACCTAAAAATATTGAAGAACTATTGCTTCCAGTATATACTAACAGGGGCAAGATAATTAAAGTTAAAGCTGCAAAAGCTGAAAAATTTTTATAA
- a CDS encoding TusE/DsrC/DsvC family sulfur relay protein, with amino-acid sequence MPYIEFKGKQIELDEDGYIQKLDDWSPELAEYMAQQDGITLTEQHWEVINFLRDYYQKYQIAPMIKILVKEMAKMFGPEKGNTKYLYSLFPDGPAKQACRYAGLPKPTGCV; translated from the coding sequence ATGCCTTACATTGAATTCAAAGGGAAGCAAATTGAGCTTGATGAGGATGGTTACATCCAGAAGCTTGATGATTGGTCACCAGAGCTTGCAGAGTATATGGCTCAGCAGGATGGAATTACCCTTACTGAGCAACATTGGGAAGTAATTAACTTTTTAAGAGATTACTATCAGAAATACCAGATTGCTCCTATGATTAAAATTCTTGTTAAAGAAATGGCTAAGATGTTTGGACCTGAAAAAGGAAATACAAAATATCTTTACAGTCTCTTCCCAGATGGACCGGCAAAACAAGCCTGTAGATATGCAGGACTTCCAAAGCCAACAGGATGCGTGTAA
- a CDS encoding RsbRD N-terminal domain-containing protein: protein MTINDLLSKKKENVIEKSFNLTISTYPEDSQAFFKEKKKQFTNPVGYTIYQGIEKIVDKLINDESLDSFIPPLEEIIQIRAVQDFTPSQAVGFIFLLKKAIYEELRKEAEPEKLLDFLAQIDSLALVAFDIFMKYREKIYDLKAKELIDRTWWILKKWNIVSEIENETVEKTKN, encoded by the coding sequence ATGACCATTAACGACCTCCTTTCAAAGAAAAAGGAGAATGTAATTGAAAAATCTTTTAATTTAACTATCTCAACTTATCCGGAAGACAGTCAAGCCTTTTTCAAAGAAAAGAAAAAACAGTTTACAAATCCTGTAGGTTATACTATCTATCAAGGGATTGAAAAAATTGTTGACAAATTAATTAACGATGAATCTTTAGACAGCTTTATCCCTCCACTTGAAGAAATCATCCAAATAAGAGCTGTACAGGATTTTACTCCTTCCCAGGCAGTTGGATTCATCTTTCTCTTAAAGAAGGCAATTTATGAAGAACTTCGTAAAGAAGCAGAACCTGAAAAACTCTTAGATTTTCTTGCCCAAATTGACTCTCTTGCTCTTGTGGCTTTTGATATCTTCATGAAGTATAGAGAAAAAATCTACGACCTAAAGGCTAAAGAATTGATTGACAGAACATGGTGGATTCTGAAGAAATGGAATATAGTTTCAGAAATTGAAAATGAAACTGTAGAAAAAACAAAAAACTAA
- the dsrM gene encoding sulfate reduction electron transfer complex DsrMKJOP subunit DsrM, translating to MGIGSAFIVVLGLIIFAYIGTDILGLNGLFAIFFPYAALVIFIIGFIYRVVKWGKSPVPFRIPTTAGQQFSLPWIKYSKIENPVTGWGVALRMFFEIAFFRSLFRNTKSEIINGRLYLGSNKWLWLGAIAFHYSFLIILIRHLRFFTAQTPWCISVIDSVDSFWQIGLPMLYMTDIVIAAALLYLLGRRIFNPQVKYVSLPSDYFPLFLIIGIVATGILMRYFARVDITSIKELAIGLAYLKPTVPDGIGSLFYIHLFLVSVLFAYFPFSKLMHMGGVFLSPTRNLANNNRMKRHVNPWDYPVKHRHYEEYEDEFREKMKKAGIPVEKE from the coding sequence ATGGGTATAGGATCAGCTTTTATAGTAGTTTTAGGATTAATAATTTTTGCTTACATTGGTACTGATATTTTAGGGCTGAATGGCTTATTTGCGATTTTTTTCCCCTATGCAGCTCTGGTGATATTTATAATTGGATTCATCTATAGGGTTGTCAAATGGGGAAAATCTCCTGTTCCATTTAGAATTCCAACAACAGCTGGGCAACAATTCTCTCTTCCATGGATTAAGTATAGCAAAATTGAAAATCCTGTGACTGGCTGGGGCGTAGCATTGAGAATGTTTTTTGAAATTGCCTTTTTCAGATCTCTCTTTAGAAACACAAAATCTGAAATAATTAATGGAAGACTTTACCTAGGTTCAAACAAATGGCTCTGGCTTGGAGCAATAGCTTTTCATTACTCATTTTTAATTATACTTATAAGACACTTAAGGTTCTTTACTGCTCAAACTCCTTGGTGTATTTCTGTGATTGACTCTGTTGACTCTTTCTGGCAGATTGGTTTACCCATGCTTTATATGACAGATATTGTAATTGCTGCTGCTCTTCTTTATCTTTTAGGAAGAAGAATATTTAATCCTCAAGTAAAATATGTTTCTCTTCCATCTGACTACTTCCCTCTTTTCCTTATAATTGGCATAGTTGCAACTGGTATTCTAATGAGATATTTTGCAAGAGTTGATATAACAAGCATAAAAGAACTTGCCATTGGATTAGCTTATCTTAAACCAACTGTACCTGATGGTATAGGAAGTCTTTTCTATATTCATCTGTTCCTTGTAAGTGTACTTTTTGCATACTTTCCATTTAGCAAGCTAATGCATATGGGTGGAGTATTTTTAAGCCCTACAAGAAATCTTGCCAATAATAACAGAATGAAAAGACATGTCAATCCATGGGATTATCCAGTTAAACATCGTCACTATGAAGAATATGAAGATGAATTTAGAGAAAAAATGAAAAAAGCTGGAATACCAGTAGAAAAGGAGTGA